A segment of the Strix uralensis isolate ZFMK-TIS-50842 chromosome 12, bStrUra1, whole genome shotgun sequence genome:
tcctgctgcagcctctcCGCCCTCGCCAGACCTGCGAGGAGAGCCGGCTGAGCTCCGCCGGCAGTAACGGGCCCCTCTGCCCCCCGATCCTGCAGCCCCATGGCCGGCAGCACTGAGATGGCGTCCCTGGAGGAGAGTTTCCGCAAATTCGCCATCTATGGCGACACCAAGGCTACGGGGCAAGAAATGAACGGGAAGAACTGGGCCAAGCTGTGCAAAGACTGCAAAGTCACCGACGGCAAAAGTGTCACCAGCACGGACGTGGACATTGTCTTCTCCAAGGTGAAGTAAGTGACTTGGCTTTTTGGGGCCTCCAGCTGCCCAGAGGGTGGGGATGCCCTTGCGGTGCGGGCAGGGTGGTGGTGCCTGGGTGTGGTGGTGCCCGGGGACGTGTGGTACCCAGCTGCATGCCCAGGCTGTCCATTCCCATGTTGCTCTCAGCATGGAGCAGCAGGTGCCACCCTGCCGTGTCCTGCCTTCAGAGAATTTGTATGGCTGCTTCTGCAAGACCTGATAAGGAATTAATTCAAACCTGGGGGGTGGGAGACTCAGATTTTGGTGCTCCCAGGCATTGGGGTGGGCCTGTCCAGTTCTGCCAGGCTCCCGTCTGGCAAGAAggtgctgcagggagcagaggagggtgCGCAGGCGTTGTTCCCCATGTGATGTGGCACAGCCCATCCCTGGGCCTGGCCAGCCCACACCTGAGCTTGGAAAGGACGCTGGTCCTTGGAGGCCATAGGGCGAGCTGAAGAGTTGAAGGCACCTGGGGCTGCTTTTGGGGTCCCTGAGGACGTGGTGCAGGACCAAGGATGAGTAGAGAACCTGCTCCCTCCACACCCTCTGTCCGGGCATCCCCTTGTTCCTGGTGAGGACAGAAGGGTCTGAGCACTGGGGGGTTTTTGGCGCATGGGAGGGTGGATTGCTGTGCTGCCCTGGAGATGAGGGCCAGGAGAGATGTGGCAGAGATGCTCTGTGGAAGTTCTTCTGAATTTGGCCAGAGAAGGACATGCCTGCTAGGGGAGAGAGGGCACTGGGCGTCCAAGGCAGGCTGGGAGCAGCGGGAGTGGACGCTTGTCCCCTCCTGCCACCAGCACCCAACTCCCAGGACATTTCCATGCAGGGGTGGGGTTTTTGGCGGCTGAAAAGCTCCCGGAGCTCAGCACTGGCTGTGCCCAGCCCAACCCATTCAGATGGGATTGCCCAGGCCGTAGCTGCATTTGGAGGTGGGCAAGGGGCCTGAAGCTGGTGGAGGACAAAGCTGGGGTCTCCCTGATGCAGCTCATCCTGCTGCAGCCCCGTTTGGAGGCCCAACCTGAAGATGTGCTGATGGCAGCCTGGGTTTTGTGCTTATAGAGGGAAGACAGCCCGCGTCATCAACTACGAGGAGTTCAAGAAGGCGCTGGAGGAGCTGGCCCCCAAGAGATTTAAGGACAAGAGCAAAGAGGAGGCGTACGAAGCCATCTGCCAGTTGGTAGCAGGGAAGGAGCCCATTAACGTGGGTGTCACGGTGAGTGAGGAGTCCCTcggctgctgggagcaggagggatgATTGGGAGGGGAGAACTGAGCTCTGTCCACAGTGCAAATGCTTTCTGGGGGACCCCATGGCCTTGGGTGGGCTGGGGGTTGCGTAGGTCTGGTGGGCACAGGGGGCACGGCAGGGCCTTCAGCGGGTGTCAGGAGCTTGCATGGGGCAGGGGACAAAGGGGATGGGGCATGTTCTTGACGCCCATGTCCTCTGTCCCCACTGCAGAAAGCCAAGACGGTGGGGGCCGTCGAGAGGCTGACAGACACCTCCAAGTACACGGGCTCCCACAAGGAACGCTTCGACGAGAGCGGCAAGGGCAAGGGCAAGAGTGGGCGGGAGAACATCGTGGACACCAGCGGCTATGTCAGTGCCTACAAGAACGCGGGCACCTAC
Coding sequences within it:
- the TPPP3 gene encoding tubulin polymerization-promoting protein family member 3, which codes for MAGSTEMASLEESFRKFAIYGDTKATGQEMNGKNWAKLCKDCKVTDGKSVTSTDVDIVFSKVKGKTARVINYEEFKKALEELAPKRFKDKSKEEAYEAICQLVAGKEPINVGVTKAKTVGAVERLTDTSKYTGSHKERFDESGKGKGKSGRENIVDTSGYVSAYKNAGTYDAKVKK